Proteins from a single region of Caloramator sp. E03:
- a CDS encoding DUF4097 family beta strand repeat-containing protein: MRKAGTITSSVGLIFLGVWMIINKSNPQLGREIFKWWPAIFILLGVEILILSSKKSTEGKLQFNYIVIPVIIVFLITNAVQGFIYRFSGNVRYFGKNFNFDDFIKFAEKMDSDNYKVISSNKVLLGGKNKIYFSAENAKVIINKSVDKNIKIDAKIYVNKNESINDYSMDVKEAEDGYKVSIEEPFIRRVEAYIYLPDKMDVDLDCTNSDIKTQGNEELILGNVNIKCVNINGSIENAQSLIIDSQNLNFSVKNVNSIGIEGNNCNINIKGNCENIDIDAQNGRVNIDNRICKNVSVDIQNGIVDLNTKNKNIKIFAKIEQGTCRVNEEKRVNSKIVKTIGTGLGSIDINVVRGTINITALE; this comes from the coding sequence ATGAGGAAAGCTGGAACTATAACTTCATCTGTAGGATTAATATTCCTAGGAGTATGGATGATAATAAACAAATCAAATCCTCAGCTTGGAAGAGAGATTTTTAAATGGTGGCCTGCTATATTTATACTTTTAGGAGTAGAGATACTGATTTTATCTTCAAAAAAAAGCACTGAGGGAAAATTGCAGTTTAATTATATTGTCATACCTGTAATAATAGTTTTTCTTATTACTAATGCTGTTCAAGGCTTTATTTATAGATTTAGCGGTAATGTAAGGTATTTTGGAAAGAACTTCAACTTTGATGATTTTATTAAATTTGCAGAGAAGATGGATAGTGACAATTATAAAGTTATATCATCTAATAAAGTTTTACTTGGAGGAAAAAACAAAATATATTTTTCAGCGGAAAATGCTAAAGTTATTATAAATAAATCTGTTGATAAAAATATAAAAATTGATGCAAAGATATATGTTAATAAAAATGAGTCAATAAATGATTATAGTATGGATGTAAAGGAAGCTGAAGATGGATACAAAGTATCTATAGAAGAACCTTTTATAAGAAGGGTTGAAGCCTATATTTACCTCCCTGATAAAATGGATGTTGATTTAGATTGTACTAATTCCGATATAAAAACACAAGGAAATGAAGAATTAATTCTTGGAAATGTAAATATAAAATGTGTTAATATAAATGGAAGCATAGAAAATGCTCAAAGTCTTATAATAGATTCTCAGAATTTAAATTTTAGTGTTAAAAATGTAAACAGTATAGGAATTGAAGGAAATAATTGCAATATTAATATAAAGGGAAACTGTGAAAATATAGATATAGATGCTCAAAACGGCAGAGTAAATATAGATAATAGAATTTGTAAAAATGTTTCAGTTGATATTCAAAATGGAATAGTTGATTTAAATACAAAGAATAAAAATATAAAGATATTTGCAAAAATAGAACAGGGAACCTGTAGAGTAAATGAAGAAAAAAGAGTAAACTCTAAGATAGTAAAAACGATTGGAACAGGCTTGGGAAGTATTGATATAAATGTAGTGAGGGGAACTATAAACATTACTGCTTTGGAGTGA
- a CDS encoding GGDEF domain-containing protein — protein MLKDVAKVLKHYTPDGTFLCRCGGDEFVLLTKESPENCKEIAHNILIKIKQHKFYDDIHISVSAGIAGGIRKKSENEDLSKTITSLINIASLASIKLKRKIIVEVDI, from the coding sequence ATTTTAAAAGATGTAGCTAAGGTTCTTAAACATTATACACCAGATGGAACATTTCTTTGCAGATGCGGAGGAGACGAGTTTGTTCTTTTGACTAAAGAATCACCAGAAAATTGTAAAGAGATAGCTCATAATATTTTAATAAAAATAAAACAGCATAAATTTTATGATGATATACATATAAGTGTTTCAGCAGGAATTGCGGGAGGAATAAGAAAAAAATCAGAAAACGAAGATTTATCTAAAACAATTACAAGTCTTATTAATATTGCAAGTCTCGCATCAATAAAGCTAAAAAGGAAAATCATAGTTGAGGTGGATATTTGA
- the rbr gene encoding rubrerythrin codes for MKSFKGSKTAQNLLKAFAGESQARNRYTYYASVADKEGYKQIKNIFIETADNEKEHAKRFYKFLLEGLKDEIPAAIEINAAYPVAQGSTLDNLKAAASGENEEWAELYPEFAKIAEEEGYPEISEAFKMIAAAEKRHETRFNKLVENIKNGKVFKKDDKVLWKCGNCGYVHEGIEAPEKCPACLHPQAFFELFVENY; via the coding sequence ATGAAGAGTTTTAAAGGGAGTAAAACTGCTCAAAATCTTTTAAAGGCATTTGCTGGAGAGTCACAGGCACGAAACCGTTATACTTATTATGCATCGGTAGCTGACAAAGAAGGGTACAAACAAATAAAAAATATATTTATAGAAACAGCTGATAACGAAAAGGAGCATGCTAAAAGGTTTTATAAATTTTTACTTGAGGGGCTTAAAGATGAAATCCCGGCAGCAATAGAAATAAATGCAGCTTATCCAGTGGCACAAGGAAGTACTCTTGACAATCTAAAAGCAGCAGCAAGTGGAGAAAATGAGGAGTGGGCAGAGCTTTATCCAGAATTTGCAAAGATAGCCGAGGAAGAAGGTTACCCTGAAATTTCTGAAGCCTTTAAAATGATTGCTGCTGCTGAAAAAAGGCATGAAACAAGATTTAATAAGCTTGTAGAAAACATAAAAAATGGTAAAGTATTTAAAAAGGATGATAAAGTTTTATGGAAATGTGGAAATTGTGGCTATGTACATGAAGGTATAGAAGCACCAGAGAAATGTCCAGCATGCCTTCATCCACAGGCATTTTTTGAGTTATTTGTAGAGAACTATTAA
- a CDS encoding desulfoferrodoxin: MKAPVYFYKCEICGNLVGLIKRGGGQLVCCGKPMVELKANTTEASFEKHIPVLTKDNGRINVQVGSVPHPMTEAHYIEWIAVVSDNGTERISLSPTDEPKAVFCDKENAEVYAYCNLHGLWKAEIK; this comes from the coding sequence ATGAAAGCACCTGTATATTTTTATAAATGTGAGATATGTGGAAACCTGGTAGGGTTAATAAAGAGAGGAGGAGGACAGCTTGTTTGCTGTGGCAAACCTATGGTAGAGCTGAAGGCAAACACTACTGAGGCTTCCTTTGAAAAGCATATTCCTGTTTTGACAAAGGATAATGGAAGGATAAACGTTCAGGTTGGGTCTGTTCCTCACCCTATGACAGAGGCACATTATATAGAATGGATAGCTGTTGTTAGTGATAATGGTACTGAAAGAATTTCACTCTCTCCAACAGATGAGCCTAAAGCTGTATTCTGCGATAAGGAAAATGCTGAAGTATATGCTTACTGTAACCTTCATGGTTTATGGAAGGCAGAAATAAAGTAA
- a CDS encoding HD-GYP domain-containing protein, whose protein sequence is MRENIEAMLSVSSSNENNILYLIFDKLCKVNPREAKHSIRVSKLCEDIAISMNLRNRDIKITKAAALLHDIGKIKIDKDILNKPGKLNEKEWIEMKKHPEYGYDILNSYYQTKEISQYVLFHHERFDGLGYPKGLKNYEIPLISRIIAVADSYDAMISVRAYKDSMKKHVAIKELIYNKGTQFDPEIVDIFIEKVL, encoded by the coding sequence ATGAGAGAAAACATCGAAGCAATGTTATCTGTATCCTCATCTAATGAAAATAATATTTTATATTTGATTTTTGATAAATTGTGCAAAGTCAACCCAAGGGAAGCAAAACATTCAATAAGAGTAAGTAAACTCTGTGAAGATATTGCAATATCAATGAATTTAAGAAACAGGGATATAAAAATAACAAAGGCAGCTGCATTACTCCATGATATTGGTAAAATAAAGATAGATAAAGATATTTTAAATAAGCCAGGTAAATTAAATGAAAAGGAATGGATTGAAATGAAAAAACATCCAGAGTATGGATATGATATATTAAATTCATACTATCAAACAAAAGAAATTTCCCAATATGTTTTATTCCATCATGAACGATTTGATGGTTTAGGTTATCCAAAAGGATTAAAAAATTATGAAATACCTCTTATATCAAGAATTATTGCTGTAGCAGATTCTTATGATGCAATGATAAGTGTAAGGGCCTATAAGGATTCTATGAAAAAACATGTTGCAATAAAAGAGCTTATATATAATAAAGGTACTCAGTTTGATCCTGAAATAGTTGATATATTTATTGAGAAAGTATTATGA
- a CDS encoding Spo0E family sporulation regulatory protein-aspartic acid phosphatase, with protein MNRELEVLKREINEIRSKLNKVSLVLLDKDEKDIRDIIELSKKMDILITKYTILDQKP; from the coding sequence ATGAATAGAGAGCTTGAGGTGTTAAAAAGAGAAATAAATGAAATTAGATCTAAATTAAATAAGGTTAGTTTAGTATTACTTGATAAGGATGAAAAAGATATTAGGGATATAATCGAGCTAAGCAAAAAAATGGATATACTAATAACTAAATATACAATTTTAGATCAAAAACCATGA
- a CDS encoding tyrosine-type recombinase/integrase: protein MSKRKEKKIKYLTQEEAKNLFDAIKKSNSIHKIRDLAIFRVAYRCGLRASEIALIKLEDYNQAKGELYCKRLKGSYNNTIRLDIKTKNILDTYILENKITSSSEYIFKSQKNKPISRQTLDYLMKKYCKLANIEDKNKHHFHALKHTTAVHLAESDMDIKELQWWLGHKAVTNTEIYFQFTTKQQEKMYAKLEQKSEMV, encoded by the coding sequence ATGTCAAAAAGAAAGGAGAAAAAAATTAAATATCTTACACAAGAAGAAGCAAAAAATCTTTTTGACGCCATTAAAAAATCCAATAGCATTCATAAAATAAGAGATCTTGCAATATTCAGAGTAGCTTACAGATGTGGTTTAAGAGCTTCTGAAATTGCATTAATAAAATTAGAAGACTATAACCAAGCTAAAGGTGAATTATATTGCAAAAGACTAAAAGGAAGCTACAATAATACAATAAGGCTTGATATTAAAACAAAGAATATATTAGATACATATATTTTAGAAAACAAAATTACATCAAGTTCTGAATACATTTTTAAAAGTCAAAAAAATAAGCCTATTTCAAGGCAAACACTTGACTATTTAATGAAAAAATATTGTAAGCTTGCTAACATAGAGGATAAAAATAAGCATCACTTTCATGCACTAAAACATACAACAGCTGTTCATTTAGCAGAATCTGATATGGATATTAAAGAGCTTCAGTGGTGGCTTGGGCATAAGGCAGTTACAAATACAGAAATATATTTCCAATTTACAACAAAGCAACAGGAAAAGATGTACGCAAAACTCGAACAAAAAAGTGAGATGGTTTAA